The following are from one region of the Capsicum annuum cultivar UCD-10X-F1 chromosome 1, UCD10Xv1.1, whole genome shotgun sequence genome:
- the LOC124897223 gene encoding uncharacterized protein LOC124897223 — protein MTSHDIHKDIVIACKIETINSIIEDLNGDYFPLLVDESKDVSLKEQMVVCIRYVDKKRLVIEAFIGLVHVKNASTLFLKKVIVDVLAYHSFTLSYVRGQCYYGASNMQGELGETLIRQENRAAHSVHYFARRLQLALVVVSKNLEENASTLDEKASVSEFLGSCQTFETVFLLHLMTDILGITNDLNVSLQKKK, from the exons atgACTTCTCATGATATTCATAAAGACATTGTAATTGCGTGTAAGATAGAAACAATCAATTCTATTATAGAGGATTTAAATGGTGATTACTTTCCACTATTGGTTGATGAATCTAAAGATGTATCACTCAAAGAGCAAATGGTTGTTTGTATACGGTATGTTGATAAGAAGCGACTTGTGATAGAGGCATTCATTGGACTAGTTCATGTTAAAAATGCTAGTACTTTGTTTTTAAAGAAAGTAATCGTGGATGTACTTGCTTATCACTCTTTTACTTTATCTTATGTACGTGGGCAATGCTATTATGGGGCAAGTAATATGCAAGGTGAGTTAGGTGAAACATTGATTAGACAAGAAAATAGAGCGGCTCATTCTGTTCATTATTTTGCTCGTCGACTTCAACTGGCTCTTGTTGTGGTTTCAAAAAA TCTTGAAGAAAATGCAAGTACTTTGGATGAAAAAGCTAGTGTATCGGAATTTCTTGGAAGTTGTCAAACATTTGAGACTGTTTTCTTGTTACACTTGATGACTGATATTTTAGGAATCACAAATGATCTTAATGTATCATTacagaaaaagaaatag